The nucleotide sequence GCCGGAGGGTACCCGTGCCTTCCTTCACGAAGACGCCGTTGACCCCGGGGGCACCGCTGTCGGCGCGGAGGTCGCCCGCGTAGGTGGAGTCAAAGTTCTGGATGATGCGCAGACGCGGGCTGTTGCTGCTGGTCAGCTCGATCTCGGCGTCGTTGGATTCGCTTGCGATGCCGTAGACGATGGGCGCGTCCGTACTGAATTTCACTGTGCCCGCTCCGCCGCCGGAGTTGTCGAAGTTGAGCCGGCCCGTGCCCAGGGCGGAGTTGCTGTCGGCCATGAGGGTGACGGCGTGGCTCAGGCGGGTGCCGCCGCTGTAGGTATTGTTGCCGGTGAGACGGAGGACGAAGTATTGGTCGCTTTCCTCGCCGACATCGAGCCCCCCGGGGCCGGTAATGGCACCGGTGAGGGCGAAGCTATGATCGCCGCCCAGCTCCGTTTCCGGGGCGTTGAGGACGATGGCATTGCTGATGATGAGATTCGGGGCGACGGCGCTGACGAAGGGGGCGGGGGTCTCGTTCCCATCGATTTCCTCCAGGGAATAAGTGACGGGTGCGATTGTCAGAGCGCCCTCGCCGAGGGCGTGCGTATGGTCGATGCCGATGGTGCCGTCGCCCGCGGCCTGGCCGACGATCAGTTGCCCGCCGTAGAAGGTGGTGCCGCCGGCGAGGCCGCCGGCGTTGTTGCCCGAGACGAGCACAGTGGAAAATTCGCCGCGGGTGCGGTCCCCGAAGGCGCCGAGGGAGTCGGGGTGGCCGATGATCAACGCGTTGCCGGTGAGCGTGCCGGCCACCTCGAGGGCGCCGCCCTTGTAGGCGGCGAAGCGGTGCTTGCCATCGGCGTTGGCGGCAATCGTGCCGGTGAAGCGGACGCCCGGGCCGGAGATGTCGCCATTGAGGTCGTAGATCGCCGAGGCGGTGCCGAGGTAGCCACCGCCGGTGAGACTGCCGAGGTTCACGCCCGTAAGACTGATGGCGCGGATGCTTTCGGCGCCCGTCGCGCCGTCGAAGCCGATGATGCCGGGTGTGGCGGAGCCGAAGCGGGCGAGATGGGTGTTGATGGCGGTGGCATCGGTGATGACATCCGGATCCTCGCTGCCGAGGTAGGCACCGGAATTGACCGTGAGGATGGCGGAGCCGGGCAGGGCGTCGTCGGCGAAGATCGCGCCAGAGTTGCCGACCGTGATGCCGGTGAAGGCGTTGCCGGTATTTGTGAAACGGACGGTGAGAGGCAGCAGGGCCGGGGAATCCAGGGTCACGGTGCTGCCGGAACTGGCGAGCGCCGAGTCCACCTGCAGCCAGCCGCCGCCGCCGCCGAAGAGGTAGTTGTTGTTTTTGGGCGTGATCGTGATGTTGCTCCCCAGGATGGCGGCAGTGGCCGAACCGATCCGGAGACCGGTGCCCAGACCGCTGACATCGATGGTTGAATTGTCGAAGGTATCGACGCTTGCCTGGACATCGGAATCAAAGCCGATGGTGCCGGTGGAGGAGGGGGTGATCAGGCTGACAAAGGCGGCGCTGCTGGCGACAGCATCAACGCCGACGCCGACGTAGCCATCGGGGCCAACCGTGACCGAGCCCGGGGAGCCGGGGGCATTGCCCATGCCGCCGAAGATGAGGACGCCCTTGGTCACCTCGGTGCCGCCGGTCCAGTTGCTGCCGCCGAAGAGGACGAGGCCGTTGGTGGAGTTGACGGTGAGCTTGTGGGCGCCGCTGATCGCTCCTTCGACATAGGTGTTTTCGCCCGCGGTGCGGAAGGTGGTGTCGGCGTTGAGCGTGATGTCGCCGGTGAGCACGAGCTCGGCCTTGTTCTTCGCGGCGAAGACGCCGTTGAGGGTGAAGTCATTCGCGATGGTGACGACATCGTCGCTGTCGCTGTTGTAGGCCCAGTCCAGCACCTCAAAGGTGGGGCGGGCGGCATTGTCGGGTCCGACGGTCACCGTGCCGCTGCCCAAGGAGCCTGAAACGTAAGTATTCAAGCCCTCGCGATGCGGCCGCAGCACGATGGTGCCTTGGTTGAACTGCACGTTGCCCGACCAGGTGGCGTAGGTATTGTCGGGGGTGGGATCCAGGCGGCCGGCGCCGGTCTTGGTCAGGTTGCCGGTGCCGCCGAAGTAAGTGTTTTCCCGGAACTCGACGCTGACATCGGGTCCGATGTTCCAGGTCTGGTCCGCGTAGAGGTAGACATTTAGCCAGCCATCGAAGGCCAGATGGTCGCCCGACGACCCCGTGTAGGTCAGGCCGCCGCCGCCGATCTTGAAAGTGGATTCGCCGCCAGTGAAGTGATAATGGCCCGTGAAGGTGAGGCCGTAGGCCTGGCCGGAGGCATAGACCCACTGGCGGCTGCCCAGCGGGAAGATCAGCGATTCATTGGTGTTGGGATCACTATCAAGCAGGGAATTCAGCGAAGGGGCGACGGCCCCGACCCAGTTGCCCGGGGTGCTGAGGCTGCCGGGATTGAACACGTCGAATGTGGTGGAGCTCCACGTGAAAGTCTGGGTGACGGGAGGGGCCGGAAGTGAGATGACCAACGACACGAAGCTAATGATTCCCAGAAGGCGCGCTTTCATCCCGATGTGCTATTGCAATATTTCTGCCGGAGCAAGGTCAGATCGGAGGGGATCGTCTTGGGCGCGAGGCCGGGGATTGAGGTCAACAAATACGGCAAGTCATTCTCAGTTGTGGGCTTGCCTTGGGTTGCGGGAGGTCCTGTGCTGTGGGCATGGCTTTATTTGGACCCTTTGCCCAGGTACGAGACCAGATCAGGGACGTTCGTTTCACGGCGGCGATGGCCTATGCAGCTGAGATGCTGCGGCCGGGATCCGCCGCGCAATCGCGTATCGGCCTAGTGGGGCTGGGGCAGACCGAGCGGATCGAGCTGGCGGCCGGGGCGTTTGCCTTGGACCAAGCCTATGAGCCCAAACAACGGCCGGATGGTTTCTTTGAATCACATCGCCGCTATATCGACGTGCAGGTGATCGTGGCCGGAGAGGAGCTCATGGAGGTGGAGGATATTTCGCGCCTGACGGTGGCGCTGCCATACAATCCCGAGCGTGACTTCATCAAGTATGCGGACACGGCGGTGGCCTCGGTGCTGCGGATGCGGACGGGGGATGTGGCGATCTTTTATCCGGAGGACGGGCACATGCCCTCGCTTTATTGGCGCGGGTCCGGGCTGGTGCGGAAGACAGTGGTAAAGGTGCCGGTGGCGTGATTTTTTTGAACCAAGGCAGATTGGCCGCAAAAAGCACAAAAAGCGCAAAAAACCTGAAGACCGAAAGCAGGGGTGCGGTTGCAGCGCGGGTGCGAAGTTCGTGCCTGTCGGCGTTTGATCGATCTTTTGTGCATTCTGTGCCTTTTGTGGCCAACCTGTTTAGGTAATCAGACATGAACTACCGCCATCATTACCACGCCGGGAACTATGCCGACGTGTTCAAGCATGTGCTGCTGCTGCAACTCATCCGCGCGATGCAGCGGAAGGAGAAGGGGTTTCTCTATCTCGACACGCATGCGGGGCGGGGCGGGTATGACCTGGCGGTGCCCTCGGTGCTGCCGGACGGGCGGGAGCGGGAGCCGGAGCATCCGGCGGGGATCGGGCGGCTGTGGGGGGCGCCGGCGGGATTGCCGGCGGCGATCGGCGACTACCTGGGGCTGGTGCGGCGTTTCAATGAGCGAAAAGGCGCGAGCGAGCTCGCTGGCCCACAACTCTCGTTCTATCCGGGGTCACCGTGGATCGCGCGGCTGCTGCTGCGGCCGCAGGACCGGATGACGCTGTGCGAGCTGCGGGCGGATGATGCCGAGGCGCTGGATTTCGATTTTGCCCGCGAGCCGGGCGTTAAGGTGCTGACGCTGGATGGTTACACCGGGCTGAAAGCCCAGCTGCCGCCGCCGGAAAAGCGCGCGTTGGTGCTCATCGACCCGCCGTTTGAGAGCAAACGGGAGTTTGCCGACATCCAGCGCGGCGTGGGGGAGGCCTTGCGGCGGCTGCCGGGGGCCGTGGTGGCGATCTGGTATCCGATCACGGAACGGGCGCGCACGGACGAGTTTCAGTATGCGCTCCGGGACCTGGCCGTGCCCGCGGTTTTCGCGGAGCTCACCATCGCGGGTGACGGTTCGGAGCTGCGCATGAAGGGCTGCGGCCTGCTCGTGCTCAATCCGCCGTGGCAGATCGAGACGGAATTCCGGGCGGTGCTGCCGGCGCTCGTGGAGCGGCTGCGCGTGGATGCCGGCGCGGGTGGGATTGTCCGCTGGCTGGTGCCGGAGAAGTGAGTGGGGAAGGCGGGGTTTGGAAACCCCGCCCTACAGCCAAGACTCAGTCGCGGCGGGCGGAGAGCTGCGTGAGGCGGGTGGCGGTAAACGGCAGGGGATCGAAGGCGATCCTCGGGTTGGCCAGCGCCGGCGCCTTGAAGACGGGGCGGTTCCAGAGGATGTCGCGGTTGAGGGCCTGCCGCACGGACGCCAGCGCGCGGACCGCCGGGCGGGCGGAGGGCTGCAGGTGTTGGTGAGGGAAGTAGTTCATGGGTTTGGTCGGTTGGTCAGAGCCGACTGAATTGAGAACCCGGCAGCGGGCAAAAAGTTCCGGGTTAAATCCCGGTGACGGAAAAATCCCGTGCGCCGGGTCGCGGCGCACGGGTGGGATTCACCGGGGGTCAGGCCACCTGGCGCTGGCGGGCGGGCGGAGCGGCGAGGGCCGTCCGCCGCTTCGGCAGCACGATGGTGAGCACGCCCTTGGCGATGAAAGCGCGGAGGGAATCGAAGTCGTAGCCCGAGCCGAGGCGCAGGGTGAGCTGGTAGTCACGCTGGGCCGACTCAAGGTGGAGGGCCTGCCAGTTGACGCGGACGTGCTGCGCCTTGCGGGCAGTGACGATCAGGTCGGTGCCCTGGGTGGTCAGCTCCACGCCGTTGGCGTCCACGCCGGGGACGTAGACGGCGAGCTTGAGCGACTGGGGCAGGTCCAGGCACTCGTAGTGAGGCGAGCGAAAGTCCGTCGCGGGTTTCGCGACAGGATATCTCTGGTGCTGGTTGCGATGGATGATCGTATGCATGGGACGGAAAAATTGGGAATGCGGGTGCGGGCTCGTCGGTTTTCACCGGCGGGCTCCTGGAGGGTGGGCGATTTACCTTGGGTGGGTTTCGCGTCAGGCCAGGCAGCCCGGAACGGTATGTTTACGGCCCCAGATGGACACGCGGGCACACTGCTGCTGCGACTGGCGCAGGCCAAAGCACATGACGGCCTTCGTGAGCGAAGTGCCGGCATCGGTGCGTTTGACTGGAGTGGCGTTGGCCATGGAGATGAGAAGGATGATGCATGGAGACATCGGATCCTCAAGTGACTTTTTAAGCGGGAAGCGTGCCAACCGTGTCATTCAGGGGAATCTTGCACCGGCACAGTTGGGGCGGCAGGGTGCCGGAATGAAATCGATGACCGATGAAACCGCCACAGTCAGTGAGTTGCGCGAGCGGGTGCTGGCTTTTGCCCGGGAGCGCGAGTGGGTGCAGTTCCACACGCCCAAGAACCTGAGTATGGCGCTCGCCGCCGAGGCCGGGGAGCTGATGGAGCATTTTCTCTGGGCGGAGTCGCGGGACTCCGGGGCGGTCCTGGCGGACCCGAAGAAACGCAGTCAGATCGAGGACGAGCTGGCCGACGTGGTGATCTATGCCCTGGAGTTTGCCAACATCGGGGGCATCGACCTGGCGAAGGCGATCGAAACCAAGCTCGCGCAGAACGCCGCGAAATACCCGGTGGAAAAAGCGCGGGGTCGGGCGGTGAAGTATACGGAGCTGTGAGGCGGACCGGCCCGTGGGCATTGCCCGTCGGGGCGTAAAGCCCCTCCCGCACTCAAGCCAGAGCCTACGATTTCCCGCCGAAGGTCACGAAGTCCTCGAGGTCGAGGAGGTCGACCCAGGAGCCGATGTCCTCGCGGCGCGGGCCGATGGCGGTGTGGATCTGGTTGAAGTAGGCGCGGCCTTCCGCGGCGAGGGGCGGGCGGTTTTCCAGCCAAACGGACCACGCGGCGATCTCGCTCGGGGCGCGGCGGGGTTGGAGGTTGGCCAGGACGTAGGTCAGGAGGTCGTAGTCGCACTTGCCGGTCTTGACCTCGGCCAGGAAGGCCGCGGCCTCGAGGCCGGTGAAGGACCAGAAATGGGCGTCCATGGCGCAGTCGTAGTGGTAGTCGCCATTCGTGCCGGCGAGCGTGGCGCGGGCCTTGTCGATGAGGCGGGGCAGGTGGGCGAAGCCGCCGAGGCGCACGCGCGGGCTGCGGGGCGGATGTTGGGTGAGGTCGGGGGCGTGGTAGTTGATCATAAATCGGGCCGGTCAGGAGGCCGGCAGGCGGGGGGAGCTGTGGCAGGCGCAGCCGGGGGAGCAGCCGGCGGGGGCGGCGGCCGCGGGTTTGAAGGAGGAGGCGCGGGGTTTGCTCAGGATGCCGTAGCCGCCGCTGATGACGCGGCGCACGGGTTCGCCCGTGTCGGGGTGGCGCGTCAGCGGGGCGTCTTTCATGCTCTGGACCACCTCAAACTGGCGCGGGGTATCCGCGGGCTGGCGGGGGACGGTCTCGTAGAGGTAGGTGGCCATGGCGGGGAGAAGTAACAAGTGCCAAGGATCAAGTATCAAGACTCTCGTTTCGCAAGCGAGAGGCTCGTCTCTTGATCCTTGGAACCTGTTCCTTGTCACTTCCCTCGCTTCAGAACGTATCACCCTTCCAGCCCCACATGCCCTTGGGGACGGTGATGAACTTCACGTAGACGCGGCTGGGCGGGATGCCGAGGTGCTCCTCGACGAGATTGCAGAGCGCCTCGCTGAGGCGGCGGGTTTTTCGGACGGGCAGGCCGATGGCCTTGAGTTCGAGGAAGGCGACCGGTTCGTCGCTCCCGGCGAACAGCATCGGGGTGTTGGGCTGGAGGGCGACCATCACGAGATCCTCGGGTTTATCGAGTTCCTCGGCGACGAGGGTCGAGGCGGTCCGCAGGACGGTGCGCTCGGCTTTTTTAGACAGGGGCAGGTTGGTTTGGATTTTGAGGAAAGGCATGACAGCCTCCTTTTCGAGGACGAGTTTGCCAGCGGAGGTGAGGGGTGTCACTACCCGAATCCGATGAAAGCCTCCGTCTCGCTCGAGCGTCACTACGTGCTGCCCTGCTGCCTGCTGCTGCTGAACCTGTGTAATGAGATCATCGCCTACAAGGCGCGGCTGATTGGGGACGACCTGCTGCGCACGCTGTTCATCATGGGCATGGTGCTGTTCGGGGCCTCGCTGGTGGCGTTCGCGGTGGCGCCGGGGATCATCTGGCTGGTGCAATCGCTGCGGCGGACCAGCCGCACGGCGGCCGGCGGGTTGGGCGACGTGGCGTTTCTCACGGGGTTGGGGGCGGTGATCTTCTGGCTGTATTACCGCAACTACATCCACGGGACGGAGGCGATTCTGCTGCCGGGGTGGCGGAATCCGATCATTCACTGAAGTGGAGCCCGGCCTCTGGACGGGTTTAAAAATTCACGCCCAAACACCCCGTCCGGAGGCCGGGGCCCACCTGCTACCAGGCACCACGAATTTCGTGCGGATCGCGGCCTTGTTCGCGCAGCGTGCGCAGCGCCAAGGCGTCGTGGCGCTTGGCGAGGCGGCGGCCCTCGGCGTCGTTGACCAGCGGGCAGTGATAAAAGGCCGGCGCCGGGTGGCCGAGGGCGCGGAAGAGCAGCAGCTGGCGGAAGGTGGATTTGATGAGGTCGGCGCCGCGCACGACCTCGGTGATGGCCATCGCCGCATCGTCGACGACGCTGGCGAGCTGGTAGCTGGGGGTGTCGTCCTTGCGCCAGACGAGGAAGTCGCCGAAGTCGCGGCCGGCGGTGGCGTGTTGCGCGCCGCCGCGGCCGTCAAGGAAGGTGAGGGTTTCGCCGTCGGGGACGCGGAAGCGCCAGTTGACGGTGATCGGGTCGGTGAGCGGAGGCAACGGGGTGCCGGGGGCGGGGCGGAATTCGGGCGGGTAGAGAGGCTCGTCGTTTTCGTCGCCGTCATGCGGGGCACTGGCCGCGGCGAGCACGTCACGCCGTGACCGGGTGCAGGGAAAGATGAGGCCGGCGGCGTGCAGGCGGGCGAGGGCGGCGCGGTAGCGGGGGAGGTGTTGGCTCTGGGTGACCATCGGCTCCGTCCAGGTGAGGCCGAACCAGCGCAGGTCTTCGACCATCGCGGACACGAACTCCGGCCGGCAGCGGGCGGTGTCGAGGTCGTCGTTGCGGAGAAGAAGCGTGCCGCGGGCGGCCTGGGCGCGTTGCTGGGCGGTCCAGAAGGTGCGGGCATGGCCGAGGTGCAGGAGGCCCGTGGGGGAGGGGGCCAGGCGGCCGCGATAGTTGTATGCAGAATTTTCCACCGCTAATTTTCGCTAATCTGCGCTAATTTAAGCCGAGGCCAAATAATTAGCGTGAATTAGCGCAGATTAGCGGTTGAAAGAAGGTATGTCCAAGTTGCTCTGCGTTTATTGTTCTTCCAGCGACCGGATTGACCCGAAATATGCCGCGGCGGCGGAGGAGCTGGGGCGCGAGCTGGTGGCGCGCGGGTGGGGACTTGTCTATGGGGGCGGGAAGACCGGCCTCATGGGGGCCGTGGCGCGAGGGACCAAGGCGGCGGGCGGGCGCGTGGTCGGCGTGATCCCGGAATTCATGAAGGCGCGGGAGCTGGCGTTCGACGCGGCGGACGAGCTGGTGACGGTCGTGACGATGCGGGAGCGCAAGCTGCTGATGGAGGCGCGGGCCGATGCGTTTGTGACGCTGCCCGGCGGCTGGGGCACACTGGAGGAGATTATGGAGATCCTCACGCTGCGGCAGCTCGACGTGGTGAAGAAGCCCTGCGTGTTCTACAACCAGGACGGGTTCTACGACGACCTCATCCGGTTTTTCGAGCGGATGCTGGCGGAGAATTTCTTCAAGCCGTCGAACATGGACCTGTTCCGCGTGGCGTCGTCGGTGCCGGACATCTTTGCGCAGATCGAGGCCGGGCGGGAGGCGAAAGCGGAGGCGAAGTGGTTTCAGACGACGTGAGCCCTTAGTCCCCCGGAAGGAATGGCCGCAAAAAGCACAATAAGCGCAAAAAACGGATGGGGATCCGCCAAGCGGCGCGCGCGAGCGCGCTGGCCCACATGACAACTGCGGATATAATTGATTTACTGCGTCGGCATGAGGCGCGGGCCGAGGCGGGTGGGGAGGCGGCGATGCTGGCGGAGTTTGGGTCATTCATCGCGGCGCATCCGGATTGTTTGTGGCGGACGTGCCGGGACGGTCATCTGACGGCGTCGGCGTGGATCGTGGATGCGGGGCGGACGCGGACGCTGCTCACGCATCACCGGAAGCTGGACCGCTGGCTGCAGCTCGGCGGGCATGTGGACGGCGAGGCGGATCTGGCGGCGGCCGCGATGCGGGAGGCGCGGGAGGAGTCGGGGCTGACGCGGCTGCGGCTGGTGTCGCCGGAGATCTTTGATGTGGACCGTCACCGGATCCCGGCGCGCGGGACGGAACCGGAGCACTGGCATTTTGACGTGCGTTTCCTGATCGAGGCGGACCCGGCGGAGCCGCTGGGGATCAGCGAGGAGTCGAAGGATTTGGCGTGGGTGCGGTTGGAGGAGGTGACGGCGCGGAATCCGGGGGAGTCGCTGGCGCGGATGGTGAGGAAGATGCTGCCCGGGTGATCGGCGAGGCGATAGGTGGGAGGGGGCTCGCCCCGACCCTACCGGTACAGCGCGATCAGGACCTCGTTGCGGACCCAACCGGATTGGCCGCCGGGAAAGGTGAGCTGGGTCCAGCCGAGGAAGGTCCGGCCGGCGACGGCGATGGAGCCGGCGGAGAGGGGGGAGGTTTTCTGCGTCGTGTCGACCTCGGTCGGGATGCTGCGCAGGGTGGTGGCCTGCCAGACAAAGACGGCGCCCGGTTGGGCGAGCGGGCCATAGGTATGGAGGCTGAAGGTGGCGGTGCCCGCGAGGACGATGGCCAGCAGGGTGGCGGTCAGGGCGGAGGGTTTGCCCCAGGCGCCGATCATTTTGTAGCCTTGCAGCAACAGCACAATGAGCGCGAGGGCCAGCAGGAGCGAGGCGCCGGCGAGCGCGAGCTGCCATTCGCCGGGGGTGGCGGCGCGCGTCAGTTTGTAGCGACCTTCGCCGCGGGAAAGCTCGACCAGCTGGGGGTTGGCGAGGCCGGAGCGTTGCACGCCGAGATTCAAGTTCCAGCGCGTGGCATCGGAGCGTGAATTGAGGAGGAAGGCGCTGGTCGAATGCGCGGCCGCCTCGGCCCAGCGATCCTGCTGGGCGAGGGCGAGGGCGAGGTTGTGGCGGGCGGCCCAGTCGGTGGGGGCGGTGCTCACCGTGGCTTGCCAGGCTTGGGCGGCGGCGGGGAAGTCGCCGCGTTTGTAGGCTTCGGTGGCGGTTTCCGCTTTAGCCGAGGATGGGGCGAATAGGGCGGATAGGACGAATAGGGAAAAGAGGAAA is from Lacunisphaera limnophila and encodes:
- the gluQRS gene encoding tRNA glutamyl-Q(34) synthetase GluQRS, with product MENSAYNYRGRLAPSPTGLLHLGHARTFWTAQQRAQAARGTLLLRNDDLDTARCRPEFVSAMVEDLRWFGLTWTEPMVTQSQHLPRYRAALARLHAAGLIFPCTRSRRDVLAAASAPHDGDENDEPLYPPEFRPAPGTPLPPLTDPITVNWRFRVPDGETLTFLDGRGGAQHATAGRDFGDFLVWRKDDTPSYQLASVVDDAAMAITEVVRGADLIKSTFRQLLLFRALGHPAPAFYHCPLVNDAEGRRLAKRHDALALRTLREQGRDPHEIRGAW
- a CDS encoding Hsp20/alpha crystallin family protein; translation: MHTIIHRNQHQRYPVAKPATDFRSPHYECLDLPQSLKLAVYVPGVDANGVELTTQGTDLIVTARKAQHVRVNWQALHLESAQRDYQLTLRLGSGYDFDSLRAFIAKGVLTIVLPKRRTALAAPPARQRQVA
- a CDS encoding beta strand repeat-containing protein: MKARLLGIISFVSLVISLPAPPVTQTFTWSSTTFDVFNPGSLSTPGNWVGAVAPSLNSLLDSDPNTNESLIFPLGSRQWVYASGQAYGLTFTGHYHFTGGESTFKIGGGGLTYTGSSGDHLAFDGWLNVYLYADQTWNIGPDVSVEFRENTYFGGTGNLTKTGAGRLDPTPDNTYATWSGNVQFNQGTIVLRPHREGLNTYVSGSLGSGTVTVGPDNAARPTFEVLDWAYNSDSDDVVTIANDFTLNGVFAAKNKAELVLTGDITLNADTTFRTAGENTYVEGAISGAHKLTVNSTNGLVLFGGSNWTGGTEVTKGVLIFGGMGNAPGSPGSVTVGPDGYVGVGVDAVASSAAFVSLITPSSTGTIGFDSDVQASVDTFDNSTIDVSGLGTGLRIGSATAAILGSNITITPKNNNYLFGGGGGWLQVDSALASSGSTVTLDSPALLPLTVRFTNTGNAFTGITVGNSGAIFADDALPGSAILTVNSGAYLGSEDPDVITDATAINTHLARFGSATPGIIGFDGATGAESIRAISLTGVNLGSLTGGGYLGTASAIYDLNGDISGPGVRFTGTIAANADGKHRFAAYKGGALEVAGTLTGNALIIGHPDSLGAFGDRTRGEFSTVLVSGNNAGGLAGGTTFYGGQLIVGQAAGDGTIGIDHTHALGEGALTIAPVTYSLEEIDGNETPAPFVSAVAPNLIISNAIVLNAPETELGGDHSFALTGAITGPGGLDVGEESDQYFVLRLTGNNTYSGGTRLSHAVTLMADSNSALGTGRLNFDNSGGGAGTVKFSTDAPIVYGIASESNDAEIELTSSNSPRLRIIQNFDSTYAGDLRADSGAPGVNGVFVKEGTGTLRLQDTTVYSYGQGANFNVLEAKEGTLVLDNVGFETSTVSLKINGGTLAFEGNSMVYNPIDVVSGRLAGFGAFSSNISIGTGAILSPGLANASQVGLLNFEHLELNSGGAYEWQIQDPTATSGGHDLIHVSTPTTLVVNATNATPSTKFTLKIISLNLAGVNGGALTGIDPNHGLYAWTLFSFDSLSIPGNADVFDPSAFTLDTSLFTANGFTGNDAGTFSVFRQSNQIMLGFTPVPEPSTYLLMLCGLSLVGLGYRRRSIRSHRRT
- a CDS encoding TIGR00730 family Rossman fold protein → MSKLLCVYCSSSDRIDPKYAAAAEELGRELVARGWGLVYGGGKTGLMGAVARGTKAAGGRVVGVIPEFMKARELAFDAADELVTVVTMRERKLLMEARADAFVTLPGGWGTLEEIMEILTLRQLDVVKKPCVFYNQDGFYDDLIRFFERMLAENFFKPSNMDLFRVASSVPDIFAQIEAGREAKAEAKWFQTT
- a CDS encoding FmdB family zinc ribbon protein, with translation MATYLYETVPRQPADTPRQFEVVQSMKDAPLTRHPDTGEPVRRVISGGYGILSKPRASSFKPAAAAPAGCSPGCACHSSPRLPAS
- a CDS encoding NUDIX hydrolase gives rise to the protein MGIRQAARASALAHMTTADIIDLLRRHEARAEAGGEAAMLAEFGSFIAAHPDCLWRTCRDGHLTASAWIVDAGRTRTLLTHHRKLDRWLQLGGHVDGEADLAAAAMREAREESGLTRLRLVSPEIFDVDRHRIPARGTEPEHWHFDVRFLIEADPAEPLGISEESKDLAWVRLEEVTARNPGESLARMVRKMLPG
- a CDS encoding nucleotide pyrophosphohydrolase, yielding MTDETATVSELRERVLAFAREREWVQFHTPKNLSMALAAEAGELMEHFLWAESRDSGAVLADPKKRSQIEDELADVVIYALEFANIGGIDLAKAIETKLAQNAAKYPVEKARGRAVKYTEL
- a CDS encoding DUF5069 domain-containing protein; this encodes MINYHAPDLTQHPPRSPRVRLGGFAHLPRLIDKARATLAGTNGDYHYDCAMDAHFWSFTGLEAAAFLAEVKTGKCDYDLLTYVLANLQPRRAPSEIAAWSVWLENRPPLAAEGRAYFNQIHTAIGPRREDIGSWVDLLDLEDFVTFGGKS
- a CDS encoding YhcH/YjgK/YiaL family protein, producing MALFGPFAQVRDQIRDVRFTAAMAYAAEMLRPGSAAQSRIGLVGLGQTERIELAAGAFALDQAYEPKQRPDGFFESHRRYIDVQVIVAGEELMEVEDISRLTVALPYNPERDFIKYADTAVASVLRMRTGDVAIFYPEDGHMPSLYWRGSGLVRKTVVKVPVA
- a CDS encoding phenylpyruvate tautomerase MIF-related protein, whose amino-acid sequence is MPFLKIQTNLPLSKKAERTVLRTASTLVAEELDKPEDLVMVALQPNTPMLFAGSDEPVAFLELKAIGLPVRKTRRLSEALCNLVEEHLGIPPSRVYVKFITVPKGMWGWKGDTF
- a CDS encoding 23S rRNA (adenine(2030)-N(6))-methyltransferase RlmJ produces the protein MNYRHHYHAGNYADVFKHVLLLQLIRAMQRKEKGFLYLDTHAGRGGYDLAVPSVLPDGREREPEHPAGIGRLWGAPAGLPAAIGDYLGLVRRFNERKGASELAGPQLSFYPGSPWIARLLLRPQDRMTLCELRADDAEALDFDFAREPGVKVLTLDGYTGLKAQLPPPEKRALVLIDPPFESKREFADIQRGVGEALRRLPGAVVAIWYPITERARTDEFQYALRDLAVPAVFAELTIAGDGSELRMKGCGLLVLNPPWQIETEFRAVLPALVERLRVDAGAGGIVRWLVPEK